One window of Staphylococcus chromogenes genomic DNA carries:
- the hutH gene encoding histidine ammonia-lyase: protein MTLRLTGDQLSIHAIREFLAQQGQIEVTTDALQRVRQSRATVERIIQNKETIYGITTGFGLFSDVLIDQQKYNQLQVNLIRSHACGVGTPFAENVALVMMVLRLNTLLKGHSGVTTDLVDQLTFFINERIIPVIPQQGSLGASGDLAPLSHLALALIGEGRVSYQGEILDSADVLKRLNRQPLTLQAKEGLALINGTQAMTAQGVVTMIEAESLGYEAEWIASLTHQALNGITDAYNEKVHLVRNFEEQTAVARRMSDWLDGSKLTTRQGEIRVQDPYTLRCIPQIHGASFQVFNYVQEKLEFEMNAANDNPLIFDEGDDTLVISGGNFHGQPVAFALDFLKIGLSELANVSERRLERLVNPQLNGELPAFLSPEPGLQSGAMIMQYAAASLVSENKTLAHPASVDSIPSSANQEDHVSMGTIASRHGYQILENVRRVLAIEAIIALQAVELKGIEGLSPKTREKYEALRKIIPSINEDRQFHKDIERMAQYLKEAAYHI, encoded by the coding sequence ATGACACTACGTTTAACGGGTGATCAGCTATCCATTCATGCGATACGCGAATTTTTAGCACAACAAGGCCAAATAGAAGTCACGACAGATGCGCTTCAACGTGTGCGTCAAAGTCGTGCGACCGTAGAACGCATTATTCAAAACAAAGAAACGATTTATGGTATTACGACAGGATTTGGTTTGTTCAGTGACGTGTTAATCGACCAACAAAAATACAATCAACTCCAAGTTAATTTAATTCGCTCTCATGCCTGTGGAGTCGGGACACCATTTGCGGAAAATGTAGCTTTAGTGATGATGGTGTTACGTTTAAATACATTACTCAAAGGCCATTCAGGAGTGACGACAGACCTTGTCGATCAATTGACGTTCTTTATTAATGAGCGTATTATTCCAGTCATTCCACAACAAGGTTCATTAGGTGCTTCAGGGGATTTGGCCCCTCTTTCACATTTAGCACTGGCACTGATTGGCGAAGGTCGCGTGTCTTATCAAGGGGAGATTTTAGACAGCGCGGACGTCTTAAAACGTTTGAATCGTCAGCCCTTAACGTTACAAGCCAAAGAAGGCCTTGCCTTAATTAACGGGACACAAGCCATGACAGCTCAAGGCGTTGTGACAATGATTGAAGCGGAAAGTCTAGGCTATGAAGCGGAATGGATTGCTTCACTCACACATCAAGCCTTGAACGGTATTACAGATGCCTATAATGAAAAGGTACATCTCGTCCGAAATTTTGAGGAACAAACGGCGGTAGCAAGACGGATGTCAGACTGGCTAGACGGATCGAAACTTACAACGCGTCAAGGAGAGATTCGTGTTCAAGACCCTTATACATTACGCTGTATTCCACAAATTCACGGTGCGAGTTTTCAAGTCTTTAATTATGTTCAAGAGAAATTAGAATTTGAGATGAATGCGGCGAATGATAATCCATTGATTTTCGATGAAGGTGATGACACGTTAGTGATTTCAGGAGGTAACTTTCACGGTCAACCCGTCGCTTTTGCGTTAGATTTTCTAAAAATTGGATTGAGTGAATTAGCCAACGTTTCAGAACGCCGCTTAGAGCGTTTAGTCAATCCACAACTCAATGGAGAGCTTCCAGCATTTTTAAGTCCAGAACCTGGGTTACAAAGTGGTGCCATGATAATGCAGTATGCCGCTGCAAGTTTAGTTTCTGAAAATAAAACGTTAGCCCACCCGGCAAGTGTGGATTCTATTCCATCCTCAGCCAATCAAGAAGACCATGTCTCAATGGGAACCATCGCTTCACGTCATGGCTATCAAATATTAGAAAACGTGCGCCGCGTCCTCGCAATTGAAGCGATTATTGCTTTACAAGCCGTCGAACTAAAAGGCATTGAAGGGTTATCACCAAAAACACGTGAAAAGTACGAAGCTTTAAGAAAGATTATTCCGTCTATCAATGAAGATCGTCAATTTCATAAAGATATTGAACGTATGGCACAGTACTTAAAAGAGGCCGCTTATCACATATAA
- the serS gene encoding serine--tRNA ligase, with translation MLDIKLFRTSPEYVKEKIALRGDDTSVVDEVLNLDTQRRELIQQTEELKSERNKASEAIAQKKRNKENADNEIKAQREVGEKIKAIDAELKEVDTALHDKLSRIPNLIHDDVPQGADDSENVEQKRWGTPRSFDFEPKAHWDLLESLKMADFERAAKVARARFVFLTGEGAKLERAIMNYMLTKHTTQHGYREMVAPQLVNPKTMYGTGQLPKFEEDLFKVEKEGLYTIPTAEVPLTNFYSDEIIQPGVLPEKFTGQTACFRSEAGSAGRDTRGLIRLHQFNKVEMVRIEKPEDSWNALEEMTSHAEAILEELGLPYRRVILCTGDIGFGSSKTYDLEVWLPSYNDYKEISSCSNCVDFQARRANIRFKRDKEAKPEYAHTLNGSGLAVGRTFAAIVENYQNEDGSITVPEALVPFMGGQTVIEAL, from the coding sequence ATGTTAGACATTAAATTATTTAGAACGAGCCCAGAATACGTGAAAGAAAAAATCGCTTTACGTGGTGATGATACATCTGTTGTAGATGAGGTATTAAACCTCGATACACAACGCCGTGAATTGATTCAACAAACAGAAGAGTTAAAATCAGAGCGCAATAAAGCCTCTGAGGCGATTGCACAAAAGAAACGTAATAAAGAAAATGCGGACAATGAAATTAAAGCCCAACGTGAAGTTGGTGAAAAAATTAAAGCGATTGATGCAGAATTAAAAGAAGTGGATACTGCATTACACGATAAATTATCTCGCATTCCTAACTTAATTCATGATGACGTTCCTCAAGGCGCAGACGATTCTGAAAACGTGGAACAAAAAAGATGGGGAACACCAAGATCATTCGACTTTGAACCTAAAGCGCATTGGGATCTCCTAGAATCTCTTAAAATGGCAGACTTTGAACGTGCTGCAAAAGTAGCCCGTGCACGTTTTGTTTTCTTAACAGGTGAAGGTGCGAAATTAGAACGTGCGATAATGAACTACATGTTAACGAAACATACAACACAACACGGTTACCGTGAAATGGTAGCGCCTCAACTCGTGAACCCGAAAACAATGTATGGTACAGGCCAACTACCAAAATTTGAAGAAGACTTATTTAAAGTAGAAAAAGAAGGATTATATACTATTCCAACAGCAGAAGTACCTCTTACAAACTTCTACAGTGATGAAATTATCCAGCCGGGAGTCTTACCTGAGAAATTTACAGGTCAAACTGCATGTTTCAGAAGTGAAGCGGGTTCTGCAGGACGTGACACACGCGGTCTTATCCGTTTGCATCAATTTAATAAAGTAGAAATGGTACGTATCGAAAAACCAGAAGACTCTTGGAATGCGTTAGAAGAAATGACAAGTCATGCGGAAGCGATTTTAGAAGAACTTGGTTTACCGTATCGTCGCGTGATTTTATGTACAGGAGATATTGGTTTTGGTTCTAGCAAAACATACGACTTAGAAGTATGGTTACCAAGCTACAATGACTATAAAGAAATCAGTTCTTGCTCTAACTGTGTAGACTTCCAAGCGCGTCGTGCGAATATCCGTTTCAAACGTGATAAAGAGGCAAAACCAGAATATGCGCATACACTCAACGGTTCAGGACTTGCGGTTGGCCGTACATTTGCAGCGATTGTTGAAAACTATCAAAATGAAGATGGCTCAATTACTGTGCCAGAAGCACTTGTTCCATTTATGGGTGGTCAAACAGTCATCGAAGCTCTTTAA
- a CDS encoding AzlC family ABC transporter permease — translation MAYVTFKQGIKDCIPTLLGYAGIGFSFGIVGVASGFGVLEIALLSILVYAGAAQFIIIALMAVHTPVWIIVLTALVVNSRMFLLSMTLAPSFKNEPLWHRIGMGTLLTDETFGIAIAPHSKGVFIGRQWMHGINLTAYLFWILICILGALLGDILHNPEALGLDYAIIAMFIFLMLSQFEGVTKTKLRIYLYLVGIVTVMMLLLSVVMPSYIAILLSSMLAACVGVVMER, via the coding sequence ATGGCTTACGTGACGTTCAAACAAGGGATTAAAGATTGTATCCCGACGTTACTCGGATATGCGGGTATAGGATTTTCCTTTGGCATTGTCGGTGTAGCTTCAGGTTTTGGCGTATTAGAAATTGCGCTTTTATCTATACTTGTTTATGCAGGTGCAGCGCAATTTATTATTATTGCGCTCATGGCTGTGCATACCCCCGTTTGGATTATTGTGCTTACGGCTTTAGTCGTGAATAGTCGCATGTTTTTACTCAGCATGACGCTTGCGCCAAGTTTTAAAAATGAACCTTTGTGGCATCGTATCGGCATGGGTACATTGCTCACTGATGAAACTTTTGGTATTGCCATCGCCCCGCATTCTAAAGGAGTGTTTATAGGGCGTCAGTGGATGCATGGTATCAATCTAACGGCTTATCTTTTTTGGATTTTGATTTGTATTTTGGGTGCCTTGTTAGGAGATATTTTACATAACCCGGAAGCGCTAGGTTTAGATTATGCCATTATTGCGATGTTCATCTTTCTAATGCTAAGTCAATTTGAAGGCGTGACAAAAACTAAACTGCGGATATATCTCTATCTCGTAGGTATCGTGACAGTGATGATGTTACTGTTAAGTGTAGTGATGCCGTCTTATATCGCTATTCTATTATCATCAATGCTTGCGGCATGTGTAGGGGTGGTGATGGAGCGATGA
- a CDS encoding AzlD domain-containing protein: MMYILWTIILSGVGTLILRITPFIAISKLELSDRIIQWLSFIPITLFTALVVDGFILQQQGQWGYQFNWIFLWSALPTALAALLSRSLTVTVIVGIVTVAILRLFLSY, from the coding sequence ATGATGTATATCTTATGGACGATTATTTTATCAGGTGTTGGGACGTTGATTTTACGTATTACACCGTTCATCGCGATTTCAAAATTAGAACTTTCTGATCGCATCATTCAATGGCTCTCTTTTATTCCCATCACGTTATTTACAGCACTAGTTGTAGATGGCTTCATCCTGCAACAACAAGGACAATGGGGTTATCAGTTCAATTGGATTTTTCTATGGAGTGCGTTGCCGACCGCACTGGCTGCATTACTCTCTAGAAGTTTGACTGTTACGGTGATTGTCGGTATTGTTACTGTCGCTATACTTCGACTATTTTTGTCGTATTAA